The genomic DNA ATGTTActgaagagggagagagggaagaaggagagagaaaagggtcTGTGACTTGCTCCTGTTTCtgctttggttgttttttcccctcaagcaGCGGGGAGAAGCAACTCAAATCAGCAGCTTGTGCAACAAAATCCTTATCTTAGTCAACACCTCTGGGCACTAACAACACCGGCTGATTAATTCAAAGAATAGTAACAAATCCACAAGCAACATTGCATGGTATGTCTCCAGCAAGCCAAGGCAGGTTTGCCTTCTCTCAAGCCTTGGGAAAAGCAATTTTGCAGCATCCAAGTTGTTCCTGCCTTGAAAAACCATCACGAAAGCTCTGGGGCCAAGGTTAGGACTGCCTTCACTGATGTTGCTGTGAAGTTTGTCCTGtcataaagcaaaagaaattacaGTCAGAAGTATTATTAAACCTGGCACTGGTCCCCAGCCACATTATGATAGAACAGAGGTTTGGTTTGCTGCATCTGGAGAGtgtttttctctcctgcctGCCAGTTCAGTTTCTTGTGCTGTGAGGTACCACCTCAGTACCTGCCACCCTGCCCAGAAATCCACAGCCCACAAGGTTTGATGTCTCTGCTTTCAAATGACCTTAGCCAAAACCAACCAGCCTTTGGTGAATGGAGACCCCCCCAGTGCTGAGAAGGAGTTTTGCATTAATAGCACTTCCCAACCTGCCATGCCCTGGGCAAGCCCTTAGCACAGGCATGGGGAGGTCCCTCCTCGGCTCAAAATAGACCTTCACCCACAGGAATACCAAATACCAAATACCATCCACGATTACTCACATGCTTCCAGTGGGGAAGAAGCCAGTGGGAAGGTGGCCAGGGTCAGCTGCAGGAGGTAAATCTGAGTGTCTAAATTCAGCCACGGCAATATCCAAAGTGTGAGGTTTCTGAAACTTGTTCAGAGAATTTCTACCATCTCTTTACCATGTATTTATGCCCTGCCTGCATGGCCTTGCTATGTCTCCTTTTCCATGATTCCACCCCTCACAGGACAGGGATTCACCTGAGATGCTTCAGGCAACAAAGGGGAGCCAGGCACCTGCGCAATCACCAAACCCTCCAGGTTCCAGGAGAAAAGGACGTTTAATTTTGGCCTCTTGACCCAAACTACCCATGTCAACGGGGGCATTGCCAGCCCTCAGTTCCGAAGCAAGGCTTCAGATGAAGCAAAGCTTCAGACAGGATGCGAGGGGAGGAAAGTAGCTGCCAGGACAATTACTGCAGACCAATGACTACCCCTGCTGGTGGGAAAAAAATCGTCATTATTTCAAACGTCTTCAACGCAGCTGAATCCGTACCTGACACCACTAAAACCAGCAACAGCGGGAGCCAATGGAAGGTCCCATTTCCACACCTGACACAGAAAGCTGCAGTGCCCCCGTGCAATGGGATCCACAGAACTTCCAGCACCGCACACGCCATACAGGGACAGCAAACTGCGCCCACCCCAGACAGGCAGCCCAAGGCACCATCCCTGCAGTGTTGTAACACCCCCAAACCCTGTGGATGGATCTGTGGACCAGGGCTGGTTCGTGGACCAGGTCTCCCATGTTTCCATTTAGGAAAGAGAACAGTTTTGGAGTTGCCAGGCTGGCAATTTGGTCACTCCCCAGTGTAGGCACTCTGACCCTGATTTATCTGCGTTTTATCCACAGAGGTTTGGGCGTGGACAGCAAGCCAGAGCTGCAGCGGGTGCTTGAACACCGACGGCGAGATCTGCTCATCaaacagaagaaggaagaggaagaggcaAAGAAATTGCAGTCTCCTTTTGAAAAAGAGCTATTAAAGAGGCACCAGAGGCTGGATCAGGTAGAACTGAGCTTTCAGCCATCCCTGGGTTATCCTAACCACCCAACACAAGGCACTGGGGAGATGGGTTGGCTGAGGCTCGACCCAAGGTACAGTGCTGCTACCCCTCCATAAAACCAGGAGCCACAGTACATCCTTCACTGCTGCCCCAAGCAGCTGCAGCACCCTCATCCTCACAGTGGGATCCACTACATTTGTACCACCCCACCCAGAACCCCCGTCACACACCACTAGCCCTGGATCTCCTCTGGGTCCCACACAGTGTCCCTGGGGTGTGTTTTCTAGTTTGAAGCAGCCTAAATAGCATGGAAGGCCATTGCAACATCCACTAAAGGGGTGCTCAGAACCCTGAGGTGTAGTGTGAGAGGCTGCTTTTGGGTGCAGTTCCTGACATGTACCCTGGCCAAAAGTATGCCTGGGGAAGGCAATATTCACTGTGCActttcagcagcacagccaggccccAGGTGCTCCATGCCTGCCCTCTCACCCAAACCAGTGCAATCAGGGAGCAGACTCATCACCACTGAAAGTAAAGTCACTCTGTCCTGCTTGCCGGTATTTGCATTGCAAATGGATGAAACCAGTTTATTTAATTAACAACACAATAATATTGTCAGTCAAGCCGTGATCACTTGAAAACCAAAGTCTGGCACTCTCAGAGAAGAACCAGGAATATGAAACAAGGTGGTTTAGGGGCAGATCCATAAAGACTTTGCACATAAAAGTGAGGCAGTACAATGATTTACCCTGCCTTAGATAGTAACAACTGCTGAGAGCTTTTCCCAGGCTCACAGGCCTCCTTTGCTGGGAAGGATTAaaacctcctcctccctcccccatgCCAGGTCTGAAGTGAACCCCTCCCCTGCTTTTGTGATGGAGATGTTCCTCCctagaggaaaaagaaaataaattaatgtttcaGCAGGACACAAAAAGAGACTAAGGGTGAATATAGGTCTGCTGTGATGATTTGGAAAAAGAGAGCCCCAACATGTGCACTACACACTCATTCAACTTTGGGCAATAATAACTGAACCTATCAATAATGAAGCCCTCTGTTTTAATGCATCTGATGCTCTTTTGTCCTTTCATATGCACAGCGACTCTTCTTTCttgcagctggagaaagagcaggagaagcAGGAAGACCATGCACCAGAATTCATTAAAGTCAAGGAAAACCTGAGAAGAACATCAACAGTGACAGGGGATGAGAAAGCAGCGTAGCTTCTGCCAAAACTCAACAGGGATCCTACCAAGGCCAGTGCTAACACACACCCGCTGACATCTCTGTACATGGTGCACGTTCACAGCCACATCGTCGGGGCTACTTATGGTTATTAACACTTGCTCCAGTAGAAGGCACAGAAAAGGTTttcccagcccaggagggaATCACTGTGGAAAAAGTGCAGTATTCACTGAAGAAGTACTCACACAAGTGGATGCAGAGATAATGATGTTCTTTCTCCCCCCCCAGACCATGGGTGCACTCTAACCACCGGCTAACTCTTGGTTAACTCTAGGGACACAGCGAATATTTAAGCCAGGGAAGTCTGTGGAGGCTTGGGGGACCCCTGCTTCTTCCTGGAGGCAGGCTTGCCATGCACAGGGTGACAAgagggcagctgcagctgcgGAGAACCTCCTGGAAACCTGGCATGCTAACTAAAAGGGACAACTTGTGTATTACTGAATACAACCCAGATAACCATAATGGCTTTCCCAAGGGTCACTGGTATTGCACCAGTGTGTGAGTCAAGCCTGGCTGAggctgtgtcccagcagcaCACCTGTGCTATTAGAAAAACCAACACCTGTGTGCTCATAccagtgcagcacaggcaggtgcAACTATTCTTCACAAGCACCTTTAAACTGCATTTCAACCCTGTTTGAAAGTGGCTATTTAGGCAGTTCCACGCTCAGGCAGAAAATACATTGGACTGTTCCATCAACACCCCAAGTGGGAGGCAAATGCTCTGTGCTGAAAGCAAAGGCTGGGTGTTTCCAGCATGGTTGTCCATGGAAGCATGCAGTGACCAGGCAGAAGATCCCTGAGGATGTAGCAGACAGACAAACTGCTTCTTGCCCCTGGACTACTGAGCTTCAGCCCCTCACCCAGCAGCCAAATATGTGCTATCATAGGGACCTATAGAAAGAGTCCTGTGATGGAGAGGGGGTGATGTGGTGATGTCACACTGGTGTCAGGCTGTCCCATTAACCACTCTGCTTGCAGCTGGTATCTGTAGACAACATGGGATACAGGGGAACATAGGTCCTGACGCAAAACTATTTGTCATTGCTTCTGATCCCCTTTTCCAGGGGTCAGAGCTGCCTCATTGCAGTTGCCACCTTGCAAAGCTGAAACTTTTCTTGTTCCTGGTATAGCCAAGCTGAGGTGGATGGTGCATTTGCACCATGTATGGACAGAGCCTGCCACACTTATGGTGGGTTCCCCTCATGCCCTGGGGTATCCACATCCAGAGCTAAAATTGTGCTTTCGGGAATATCTCATCTTCCTGCTTCTCACATCAGCCCTGATACAAAGCCTGAACACCATAACTCACTGACTGCCTTTGGACACTGGCCCTTGAATGGCCTCAGTGGATCTCATCAGCTGGGAAGGTAATACCTGGTTAAACAACATCTACTATCCATGTCTTCAGTGGATCCATACATAAATTAAGGGAAAATGGGTATTTATCACATATTTATCAAAAAGTTGCTAATCCATTCCCTAGTCTCCCTGGTCCAGTGGGGTATTTCATTTCAGAGAGCTGTTGCTCGACCTGACAGCTTGGGTAAAACATCTGAGCCACATCACATGTCAAGAGCAGTGACACAGGTATGGAGTTTCTGTGACAGACTGGACTATAAAAGCCTTTAACTCAGCTTCAGTCCTTGAACACCCCATGTCAAGGCACTGtctctgctgtattttttaaGCCCCTTGCTCATATGCTTGTTGTAAACatgattttgtttcagaaatccAGTGCATATTGTCACTATGGCTCACACAAGACCTGAAAGGCTTTATTACGTCCTTTCCAACTGTGAAGCTTTTCATATAGGTGATGATTAAAACCATAAGGAAGAAGCAGCATCAACCAttttttcagggggaaaaaaagaaagtcaaatTTCTCCAAGGATAAAAAGGTGTTGCTAAGGATGCCTGTACATAGCTGCAAAGAATGCTGCATGATACTCCACAGAGAACATCAGTGTAAGTAGCAAGTCAGAATTACTGTGCTGGAGTTTTGTGAGGAGTTATGGCACAGATTAAGTAACCTTGATCAAAGAACTCAAAAAAACTCAGCaaattaatttgtaattttGCCACAGATGGAAATGCACTCCAGGAGAGGCAATCTGTCACTCCATATGCACCAGTGAAATCAGTGTTATCAGCTCACCCGGACTGGGACGGGGGCATTTATGCAAGTCCTTGGGTGGGAGCCATCCAGTAAGGTCAGCAATGAAAAGgatgaaagtatttttcaaCTGCTCTTCTTAAGCAAGCAAATAttacctgggggaaaaaataaatcaaggtGTCTCCCTTTGATGTGGTGTCCACCAAGCACAGAGTGGGGCTGCACCCAGCATGGTGGCTAAGGGGTGTCTGGGTCATTTCCAGCAGGTGTccagaagggaaagggaaggccAGGTCAGACTGTCCTAACTCAGGCTGAGCAAGCAGAACCACAAGAAAACCTTCCAGTAGTGGAGAGACAGCAGGAAGCCCTGACCCAGCTGCCCACCAGGACCCCATATTGTGGGGTATCTTCAAGTCTCTATTGCTTTTACATTAATTCCTCCCTATGTCCCTAAAACACATTCCTGAATAAACATGGTGTATTCAGAAGATCATATAATCAGAGTATTGATGGAAGACAATTTTTTGCACTGTGTATGTTGCTTATGTGGTATATAGTCTATATTCTGTGTTGAtgtttatacatttatatgAAACTATACATTTATATGTCTTGCATCTCTACTGAATTAACTTGCTATTTAATGTGGAcaagtctgaaaaaataaactaaacaaTGATTGTATATTTTGCTCTTTTCCACAAGGAACTGAAGAAGCTCCAAGGATTCAAGCAGACAACAGCCAAATAAACTTAATGAACATACAAACCAGTGAAGCCTGACATCAATTCCTTTGTTAGTGTTGTGTTAACTTGCTCATCAATGAGCCCTTTTCAGCATCTGCACCCAGTGCTTATCCCCAGACTTCATCTCAGTTTGATGAAAgtttaaaggcaaaaaaattgtGAAATCAGGCCTTGTGCACTGAAACTTTCCATACTGTTTGATGTATGGAACTGGCCATGGATACCCACTCGCCTGGCAGGTTAACACCCACAAAGCCAAGGAAACACGTCCTtggatttaatttaaaaactcaGCGTTGAATTTACAGGTAATCCTCACACTAGTGagcttttttcattatttttaaacattttttatgtgCTTTAGCAGCAACCAAAGACCATAGattaaacagataaaaaaaagagagaatgctTCACAAGTGCAGGTCACACACACCATAGTCCCTGAGACCCAGGACTAAAACTGAATGcaggaaagcaaatgaaaaggaCTTTTCTGTCTCATTACTGATATTGGCACAGATGCCAACATCCCAATCAGAACATGGCAGAGATGGTGCTTGGATGCATTTCTCTGACACCAGGTATTTACTGGAGTTTCCACACTGAGAGGTACATTTTGTTCCAACCCTCCACACCCTGTGGCACTGGTGTGGCCAGTCAGCTCATCACTGGGGGTGAGGGCTCATTCACTAAACTTGTTCTTCAGGTCAGATTTCCAAAACATCTTCCCACCTTTTTGCTGCTTATAACAACAGTTTCCTTGCTATCCTACTGTGGTAGGTTGTGTACTGGCATAAATCACCCACTAAGGCCTTTGGTGTGACATGAGACCAGAGGACTTGGGCAGCACTTCATTAAATGCTTTATCAACCTTTTCCAGCCCCAAGCAGTGAGGTTTCCACGGGCTATGCCCCAAAACTTACACTGATCACACACCTCCTTCCACACATGGATGCCAAAAGCAGTTGTTCATATCGTGACAGTTCCTCTTCTACGGAATGGAGTAAGAAACAATCATTTCTGCTCTTAAAAGATACCTGCCTTTTAGCTATGCTCCATCCCCTGGTTTTCTCTTACTGCCAGAGCTTTTAATACCAGCTTTGCTCTTTATCCAGGTCATGCTGAGATCTCTTTTCCCATGCACTCACTCCTGAAGTGCTCCTAGATAGTCTGCTGCAGTGGAATTTCCTGCCAAGGAACACTTATATTTTGCTGCCTGATATATTCCTCATTACTGCCTCAAAAATGGCAAATTCTGGTTTTCTTCCTCAAGCTAGTGGTACCCTCTGGCTGAATATCCCTGCTCAGGAACTCGCCTTTGCCTATCCTAGGTATTTCTCTATATTTAGATCATTTCCAAAGATTATCTAAATCTGCCAGAGACCAAATGGGTTTGTGTTGATGAAAGCATCATGTGAGACCATATGAATTAGCCATGATACTGATGAGATCCAGCCTtatggaaaggggaaaaagacaaaattatcaGCAACATAATAATCAGGGTGTGTTCCAACACACCATGACCAGGTGCTCTTCCGGATTTTGTCAGTTCTCATCACACTCGTGAGATCTCTGGGCACCCAAGGGCATGTGGAGCTGAGGTGTATGACACACTGCCAGGTGTGCAGCTCCAGTGGCACTCCAGCTCAGACCTCACTAACACAGACTGGCAATGACCTACCCAGGCAGCACCTGAGCCTGCCCAGATATAAGCCTGCACACACATCAGGTTGCAAAGAGATTCAGGGACAGGCTTTTTCCAACCTGTCATCCCTCACCCTCCCTTCAGGAGAGGCAGATCCTGAATCACAAACAGCACTCAAGAAGCACAAGGCCAAGCACTTCTGACtccagcagaagaaaacataaGAGCAAATAGTGAAATTCCATGGAGCACTTCAGAAGGATGTAGTCCCTCCTAAGCACTCACGGCCCCAGGTCACCGTGGGATGTGACACTGCCGTACAGACCTGAATACAGCACATCCATAGGACACCCTGGGAGTGTGACAGAGCCACACAGCACCTTTGACCTACCAGGCTGATCCCTACCACACTATCCATTGCCCGTGAGCACATTCACCACATTGCAGTCAGCTGCTCTGACTGATTGCTGCTCCTCATGGCTGCTGGGCTTGGTTCAACAAGCTCAGCTCCGGGCTTAAAATCATAGTTACCCAAAACTACACCTGATTTCCCAACCTTTGTTTAACTTCTCATATTAAAGTAAGTCTTTAGTACAGTGAACTCCATGAGTTCTCTCCCTGAAAAAGCTGTTTCCAGCGTGGgtctgaagcagcagcacagacgTGTCGATGAACTATGGGCAGAGGGGACTCCTCTCCCGTCTGTAGCCGGGGTGAGCccccgggggcgcggggggtgTGAGTtccagctgctgtcaccagAGACACGGacagcctgcagcagggacagattCAGGACCGCCGGGGATGAAGGCAGCACACACCCCATGGGAACCTCCCGTTGCCCTCTGGCACGACCCAGCCTGGGAGGCACATCGGCGGTGTCCAGACTTGCACCCCAAACTGCGGGAAGGGCTGAAGGCAGTGCCAATGACTGTGCTGGGAAAACCCTGAGCGAGTCAAACACACAGGCAAGAAGCAGTGCGAGCCCGAGGGGTGCTCTCCTCCACCCGGAGCAGGCTGCAAAAACAACACATCAAATTTTAAAACACCAGAAGAAGGGCAGGGTGTCAATTGGGTGACGGAGCTGGAAGCGCAGCCTCCAACGCGCAAATCGGCTGAAGCGAGATCAGAAACAGTCATCTTTTTGGGCGCAGAGCCCTTTCAGCGCTGGGATCGGTGGGATTTTCCTGCCTGCAGAGGTCAGCACTCGCAGGAACACCCGCGGCCAGCGCCCCTGGCCCCGGGGAcaaggggcacagggacacggggacacagCGACGCCGGGAGCCGCTGCCCagccagggaggcagcagccGGGCGGCTCCCGAGGGACGTGTGGGACAAGGTACGTGGGGGTTCGCGGTCGCACGAAGCGAAAGGAGTCGCGGATTTTCCTTACGCAGCCTCGCGGAAGAGGAAGCGTCCCTGACTCCCAGCGCTGCTTCCCGTGACGGCTCAAGGGCAGCGCTGGGCGACTCCAACCCTGCGTACCCAGCACCCTGCCCGGGGGCTTTCCCCTCTCCCGAGACAATGAGGCACTTTGAATTAAAGGCCTGAATATCAGAAAAGCAGGAATTAATAACACATTTGCAGGAGTTTCCAGAGTTTACGTTTCTTAAAGTAATGGGATGTTTGGGAAGGCAGCAGCCTCTTCAAGGGAAAAATCTGGTTTATTTTCCACACACCACACCTTTTTTTACTAGCATCCTGCGATAAATCTTGCTAAAAATGGGGATTACAAGTTTGGGAGTTAACGTAAATAAAGCTGAGCCCCatggcaggacacagggagcACAGGAAGTGCCTGTGAGCCCCAAGCCAGAAACTCCCTTAAATATTAACACATAGGTGTGGGATATTGCCACACTAACTGATAAAATATTGCGGACAGACTGgggaaagtaaaatattttacgtttaaaaatatatcataAAACCTTCAGTTTGAGTTCTTAAAAGTACAATAAATCTCCATTGTCCACATCACTGCAATGAGGACAGGATAGGTGCCTAAATATTCATGTAACCCCCGTGCAGGTACAACATCTTGGCCAGCCTACCGAAACCACTCCTTGCTGTGCCAACACCTTCATCAGGCATCCACTGACAGGCtccaggatggctctgctggagacCAGCAAGTACTCGCAGGGCTCGGTGCTCGGCAGCGTGAATCCCGACCTGGCCAGCGAGAGGCAAACTGCCTCCTTCTGCGTGGAAAAGCTCACGGCCCTGCTGGATGGTGGCGCAGAGCAGACTCGGATACGGAGAGCAGTGGGTGAGTGAGCCCTACAAGGCCCTGCTGGGGAGCTGGCACAGGCCGTGCCTGGGTGTCCCTGCTGTTCTGCTCCTCCTTTGCAGCATGGTGGGGGTTGTGCTTCTGGGCATTTGCTTATCACCCATCTCTTAAAAAAGTAGAAGTGTGGAGCTGGAGTCTTCTCTTAGTGTAAATCAACATGACTCCTCCGCAGCCACTCCTGCTGTCTGAAGCTTTTCCTCCTCCGTGCTCCAATCCCCAGTGTCTCTGGCAGGACTGGTTAAACTGGAATACAAGAACGGAGGGTTGAGTGTCCCTGTGTGAGTGGGATGTGTGCAGGGACTTAGTGCTGCTGTGCAGCAATGCACACCATGTGTGAGCCACAGCCAGCAACCCTCCTCGGCACATCAGGCTCATCCAGGTGGGGAATGTCTTGCGTGGGTGGCTCAGCAAGGCTGAGCTGCTCTCACTTGTCATGAGTGTGTCAAAAACTGACTGCATGCTCAGAAGGAACACAGGAACCCTCTCTTTTGTCTGTATAACTACATCTGTATTATACACTTATCAAACAAGAACAGCACAGGCCGCTGGGATCACACACTTCATGGTGCCAATGGAATTCAGTGTAACCTTACATGTGAATAGACAAAGCAAAATGGAGCAGGGGCAgtttccaggcagacacagaaATAGTGACTCTGAGTTGCTTTGCAATATTGCCATGGGCTGGTAAAATGAGCACTGGTGCTGAGCAAGACACCCAGAAGGCTCCAGCCATTAGCCACCCTCTCCAGCCATTAGCAAAATCCAGCTAACCACAGCCCTTGCTGGAACAAGAATGGGAGCAGCAACTGGAGGCAGAGGGATCCATAGCATcttgagattagctcagttggtaagagcatggtgctaataatgccaaggttgtgggttcaatTCCGATttgggccattcacttaagaattggacttgatgatccttgtgagtcccttccaacttagaatattctgtgattctgccaCAAAGTCACCTCTTACTCTCTGAACAGGGACAGTGCCTTACCCTGCAGGGTCACCATTTCCACTCAACAGACCCCTCAGGCCTCCTCagttccccttctccttccccaacCCCACTGCTTTTCAGAGTTAGACGTGACAACCCTGGGAGCCAGGACTGGCAAAATAAAACTTGCCTACAGGCAGGTGCTAATAAGTCACAGCATCAGCATCAATGGGTCCAGTCCTGCCCACTCCTCCCAAGCAGGGCTCAAGGCACTGCCTgcacctccccagccccaggagaaCCAACTCTTCTGTGTTGCCTTGCAGTGGAAGCTATCCAATCCGACCCTGTATTTAGCAGTGAAAACCAGTATTTCCAGACCCAAAATGAGAGGTACGAAGCAGCAGTCAGGAAGGCTGTTCATCTCCAGAAAAAGATGCATGAGATGGGATGGACTGAGAATGGACCTGAATATAAGTACATTTACAGgtgatttctctttattttttgttaatgtACAACTCTTCTTTTCAAAGTTTTGGATGCCTACAAGAATCAGCT from Pseudopipra pipra isolate bDixPip1 chromosome 11, bDixPip1.hap1, whole genome shotgun sequence includes the following:
- the FAM107A gene encoding actin-associated protein FAM107A isoform X1 — protein: MGASHGKKKEYSLQSKSPSGSKKPGSDGSASMYTEIQRERPDGGNILTHPDYIDGNPDLIKPKKLLNPVKASKSHQELHRELLMNHKRGLGVDSKPELQRVLEHRRRDLLIKQKKEEEEAKKLQSPFEKELLKRHQRLDQLEKEQEKQEDHAPEFIKVKENLRRTSTVTGDEKAA
- the FAM107A gene encoding actin-associated protein FAM107A isoform X2, with protein sequence MSWGAGQHLPPGLPRATLRKSASMYTEIQRERPDGGNILTHPDYIDGNPDLIKPKKLLNPVKASKSHQELHRELLMNHKRGLGVDSKPELQRVLEHRRRDLLIKQKKEEEEAKKLQSPFEKELLKRHQRLDQLEKEQEKQEDHAPEFIKVKENLRRTSTVTGDEKAA